A region of Ictidomys tridecemlineatus isolate mIctTri1 chromosome 4, mIctTri1.hap1, whole genome shotgun sequence DNA encodes the following proteins:
- the Or6x1 gene encoding olfactory receptor 6X1, whose protein sequence is MRNGTAITEFILLGFPGIQGLQVPLFIVILLIYILTLAGNGLIIVIVWIEPKLQIPMYFLLCNLAFLEIWYTTTVIPKLLETFVVAKTVICISCCLIQVFFHFFLGTTEFLILAVMSFDRYLAICKPLHYPSIMTSNLCLQLALISWVVGFTIVFCQTMLLLQLPFCGNNIINHFYCDIGPILKAACADTSILELLGILATIFVIPGSLLFTIISYIYILSTILRIPSAAGRQKAFSTCASHLTVVSLLYGAVLFMYLRPTAHSSFKINKVVSVLNTILTPLLNPFIYTIRNKEVKGALKKAMTCPKTQHAK, encoded by the coding sequence ATGAGAAATGGCACAGCAATCACAGAGTTCATCCTCCTAGGCTTTCCTGGTATCCAAGGATTACAAGTCCCTCTCTTTATAGTGATCCTTCTCATCTATATATTAACCCTTGCTGGCAATGGGCTCATTATTGTTATTGTCTGGATTGAGCCCAAATTGCAAATCCCAATGTACTTCCTCCTTTGCAACTTGGCCTTCCTAGAGATCTGGTACACCACCACTGTCATCCCCAAACTGCTAGAAACCTTTGTAGTAGCAAAAACAGTCATCTGCATTTCATGCTGCCTGATTCAGGTCTTCTTCCACTTCTTCCTGGGCACCACCGAGTTCTTGATCCTGGCTGTCATGTCTTTTGACCGCTACTtggccatctgcaagcccctTCACTACCCCTCCATCATGACCAGCAACCTCTGCCTGCAGCTGGCCCTCATCTCCTGGGTGGTGGGCTTCACCATTGTCTTTTGTCAGACAATGCTGCTCCTCCAGTTGCCATTCTGTGGCAACAATATCATCAATCATTTCTACTGTGACATTGGCCCCATCTTGAAAGCAGCCTGTGCAGATACCAGCATTTTGGAACTACTGGGTATCCTGGCAACCATCTTTGTGATCCCAGGTTCACTCCTCTTTACAATCATTTCTTATATCTACATCCTATCTACCATCCTACGAATTCCTTCAGCTGCTGGTCGCCAAAAGGCTTTCTCCACCTGTGCCTCTCACCTGACAGTTGTCTCCCTGCTCTATGGAGCTGTTCTGTTCATGTACTTGAGACCCACAGCACACTCCTCCTTTAAGATTAATAAGGTGGTATCTGTGCTGAATACTATTCTAACACCCCTTCTCAATCCCTTTATTTATACCATTAGAAACAAGGAGGTGAAAGGAGCCCTAAAAAAGGCAATGACTTGTCCAAAGACCCAACATGCCAAGTAA